The Nitrospira sp. sequence ATCTGCTGACTCGCCCGCCACAACTGCAGCACGGCCAACAGTTCCCGGCTCGGCACCAGATACTTCTCGATGGCATTGTCCACCCCGGGGCCGAACATCTGCCGGGCATACCCGCGCGGGCTGTGCCGCGGCGGGATGTAGAAGCCATTGGGCTCGGTGCCCCATTGCGGATAGAGCGGGAGCGCCACTTGCTCGACCCGGATGGCGTAGTACAGGGGGTGCCACCGATCCTCCGCCCACAGGCCGTCCTCCCCGATCCGCACCAGGCTCTGCATGCGAATCTTGCCCACGCAGGCCGCCATGCAGCGTGTTTCCATCGGCTCGCCGCCCGTCAGCGGATCCTTGCCTTCGATCCGCGGATAGCAGGCAATGCACTTTTCACTGACCCGGGTCGTCCCCCGGTACATCGGCTTCTTGTACGGACACTGCTCGACACATTTCTTGTACCCCCGGCAGCGGTTCTGGTCGATCAACACGATGCCGTCCTCCGGCCGCTTGTAGATCGCTTTGCGCGGGCAGGCCGCCAGGCACCCCGGGTAGGTACAGTGGTTACAGATCCGCTGCAGGTAGAAGAAGAAGGTTTCGTGCTCCGGCAGGCTGCTCCCCGTCATTTTCCACGGTTCGTCCCGGGAGAAGCCGGTCTTGTCGATCCCTTCGACCAAGGCCCGCATGGAGGTGGCGGTGTCTTCGTAGATGTTCACGAACCGCCATTCCTGGTCGGTCGGTATGTACCCGATCGCGGCCTGGCCCACTTTGGCCCCCGCATCGAAGATGGTCATCCCTTCGAACACGCCATAGGGCGCATGGTGTTTGCGGCCCACCCGCACGTTCCACACCTGGCCCCCCGGATTGACCTGTTCGATCAACTGCGTGATTTTCACGTCGTAGAACTGCGGGTACCCGCCGTAGGGCTTGGTCTCCACGTTGTTCCACCACATGTATTCCTGCCCCTTGGAGAACAGCCACGTCGACTTGTCCGCCATGCTGCAGGTCTGGCACGCGAGACACCGGTTGATGTTGAACACAAAGGCAAACTGCCACTTCGGATGTCGTTCCTCGTACGGGTACAACATCTTCCGCCCCAGTTGCCAGTTATAGACTTCAGGCATTGCGTCTCTCCTTTTCGTTCGGTCCGAGGGACGGGGCCGCGTGGACGCGGCCCCTCGCCCCTCTCTGCCGGACGGTTAGACCTTGATTTTGATGTGTTCGCCTTTGAGCCACTTGATCATGAACTCGTTCTCTTGCCCCGGCGTAAAGCCGGTGCGCACCGGCTCCCACGGCCCTCGGGCCCCGATCCCGCCGTCTTCCGCTTTGGTGATGCGGATCAGGCACTCCTTCGGAACCGTATTAATAGCATGGTGGTCGACCTGATATCCCCATTTGAACTTCCAGGCAATGGCATGTTTGCCCGGGAGCGAGTCGGTTTGGTGTATCGGCATCAGCCAGTTGCGTGTAAAGGACTGTTGTGCACCGTACCGGAAATTCGACTGATACCCCGTATCGATCGCGATGGCCCGGCCGTCCGGGCGGGTTTCATGGCCCTTCACCGATTTCGGAGTCGACACATAGGGCGCATGCTTCGCCATCGTGACATGGTACGGATACGATGGGTTGTACTTCGCGCGAATCATCAACCGGGCGACTTTGTAGTAGGGGTCGCTCGGTTTCCAGCCACGGTACGGGCGATCGACGGGGTTCCCGTCGACATACACATAGTCGCCGTCGTTGATCCCGCGATCTTTCGCCGCTTGCGGGTTGATGTGGATCTGGTGCTCGCCCACCCCCGGCGTCCGTTTATCCATGCGGTACGGATCCCCGAAGTTGGATTCGTAAATCTGCACCCAGTCGTTCACCGACCACTGACTGTGCACCCGGTGGCGCGTCTTCGGCGTCACACAGTAGAACTGATAGCCCTTCTCCCAAAGAGGATTCGAGTGACGCATTATTTCATGCCACGACAACTTGATGTTCCGGACGGTTTTGTCGTCATGGTGTTGTGCCGTGATCGGAATGCCGTAGTCGTCGGGCCGAACGTAGGGATTTGTCGTGAAGATGGCGTTCGGCAGGTAGGGCGTTGCCTCCGGCCCTTCGCGGTGGGAAATAAAATTCTCCCCGTATTCAATAGACTCTGGTTCAATCCGATAGTTCTCGTACCGTCCGCTGCGGGTCCACATGGGCTTCGACTCGTTGGTCTCTTCCCAGAAGGGATGCCGCGGGTAGGTGCGCACCATGACCATCCACCCTTTTTCCGATTTCAGCATGACGTCCGCTGAATAGCCGTAGAAGGTGCTGGAGGCATCGAGCATTCGTTGCGCATAGACGTCCACGCGGTTCGCGTAGACCATAGCGAAATAATCCTTCATACGCTTGTCGCCGGTCATCTCCGACAGTTTCGCCGCAACGCCTGCGAAGGTGTCCAGGTCGTTGCGAGTATCGTACAAAGGACGAATGCCGCCTTTCCAAATCTGGACCCACGGATTAGAGACCGTGATGGTCATTTCCGGATAGGTGAATTCCATCCAGGAATTGCAGGCAAAGGCGATATCGTTGTGATTGACGTCGGACGTCATCTCGATATCCTGCGTGATGAGGCATTCGATGTTCGGATCGACGTTGCGCACCATGTCGTAATGGTGCTTCGCGTTGTTCAAGACATTGACATTGACCACCCAACGGAACTTGCTTGGTGTCGGCATGTGGGTCTTGCCGGTGAACACCTTGCGGCCGTACTTCGGCGTATTGACGATCAAGGCCGTATCGCCATGGTTCCAGTACCCAACTTCCTCGCCGTAATAGTAGGACTTTGTCTTAATTTCTTTTCCATGGGCGTTGGGGTCCAAGGTGATGTTGAAGGGGTCTTCGCCGGTGTGGACTGACAGACCAGCACCGGACCAAGGTGTTGCAGTCCAACAACCGGCTTTGTAGTTACCGGCCCAGGTATGCTGCCCCGTGCCGAACTTGCCGACGTTGCCCGTAATGATGAGGACCATCGCAGCCGCACGCCCGTTCGGCGTCATGTGGAAATAGTGGCAGACCCCTTCGCCGTTGTGAATCGCGGCGGGCTTGATCGTACCGGAATCCCGTGCCCAGCGTACGATGAGATCCTTCGGAGTGCGGCAGATCTGATGCGTGGTATCCAGGTCGTAGTCTTGAAAGTGGACCAAGTACATCTGCCAGACCGGCATCGCATCGATTTCACGGCCGTTGAGCAGCTTTACCCGGTAGGTGCCGTTGAGGGCGGCATCGATACCGCTGTTGATGTAATGCCACCCCACTTGCTCTCGATGCAGAGGAACAGCCTGTTTCTTATTGAGATCCCAGACCATCATTCCGCCGAGTCGCTCAATTTGTTCGGGCTTCAGGGACTGAATGCGGCCCGAGTAGCTGTGTGAAAAATCGGGGAACTTATAGTCCGCCACCACATCACGCGGATCCAAGTATTGCAGGGTATCTGTGCGCACCAAGATAGGCGCGTCTGTAAATTGCTTTAAGAAATCGGTGTCATGCATGTTTTCGTCGACAATGATTTTCATCGCGCCCAAAAACAATGCACCGTCTGACTCCGGACGCAAGGGCATCCAATAGTCCGCTCGATAGGCAGTTGGATTGTATTCTGGTGTGATGACGACCACGCGGGCGCCGCGCTCGATACACTCCAACTTCCAGTGCGCTTCCGGCATTTTATTCTCGACGAAGTTCTTGCCCCAGCTCGTGTTCAGCTTTGAAAAACGCATGTCGGAAAGATCGATGTCCGACCCCTGAACCCCGGACCAGAAGGGCTGAGAAGGATTCTGATCCCCGTGCCATGTGTAATTGGACCAATAGCGACCACCCTGTGCCTGATCAGGACTGACTTTGCGGATCCAGGTATCGAGCAAGGCATTGATCCCGCCATTCATCCGGGTGTTACCCATCTTGCCGATGATGCCAAGGACCGGCATTCCAGCGCGATGCTTAAAGCACCTCGTGCCCGCGCCCTTCATCATTTCGATCATCTCCGGCGCATACCCCTGCTCCCGCAGCCGCCGCGCCCCGGCTTCCCCACTGTAGCGGGTGGCGATCACAATCATGGCCTTGGCCGCATAGGTAAACGCGGTATCCCACGAGACCCGCAGCATGTCGTCCAAGAAGCGACTGTCAAACTTATACTTCCGCTTGGTTTCGGGGGTGACTTCCGGGGAGCCATCATCCATCCACTGCTTCCAGCCCTTCCGCATCAAGGGGCCCTTCAGCCGATAGGGCCCGTAGACCCGCCGGTGGAAGGTAAACCCTTTCAGACACATGCGGGGATTATGGGCGAACGTCCCCCGGTTGCCGTACAAGTCCTCATAGGTTTGGTGGTCGTAGTTCTGCTCCACGCGCATGACCACGCCGTTGCGCACAAAGGCCCGAATCCGACAGGCGTGCGTATCGTTGGGCGAGCAGACCCACGTGAAGGAGGAATCATACCGATACTGGTCATGATAGACGCGCTCCCAAGAGCGGTCCGGGTAGTCCCCCAGGGGATTGCCCACCTCGATCACCGGCTGGAGCGCGGTCAACGCCAGGACCTTGTCCGCCACGGCGGCAGCGGCGACCGTGCCGACGGAGACCTTCAGAAATTGGCGACGTGACAAGAACATTGTAGCTACCTCCTCAACATTTATGAGCTTGAACGGGACTCACTTCCGCTTTGCTTACTTAGCTTTTCTTTAGCCAAGCCTATAATGGGTATCCAGAAATCAGGTGCAAAGAATTTCATCAAGGGCGTTCGCAATATTCAAACCAC is a genomic window containing:
- a CDS encoding nitrate oxidoreductase subunit beta, which gives rise to MPEVYNWQLGRKMLYPYEERHPKWQFAFVFNINRCLACQTCSMADKSTWLFSKGQEYMWWNNVETKPYGGYPQFYDVKITQLIEQVNPGGQVWNVRVGRKHHAPYGVFEGMTIFDAGAKVGQAAIGYIPTDQEWRFVNIYEDTATSMRALVEGIDKTGFSRDEPWKMTGSSLPEHETFFFYLQRICNHCTYPGCLAACPRKAIYKRPEDGIVLIDQNRCRGYKKCVEQCPYKKPMYRGTTRVSEKCIACYPRIEGKDPLTGGEPMETRCMAACVGKIRMQSLVRIGEDGLWAEDRWHPLYYAIRVEQVALPLYPQWGTEPNGFYIPPRHSPRGYARQMFGPGVDNAIEKYLVPSRELLAVLQLWRASQQIVFRYDVIPGPKVFETQIHGKRFEMYNDTVLGFNKSGKEVARIQVEEPIYIRPAERVTWL
- a CDS encoding molybdopterin-dependent oxidoreductase — translated: MFLSRRQFLKVSVGTVAAAAVADKVLALTALQPVIEVGNPLGDYPDRSWERVYHDQYRYDSSFTWVCSPNDTHACRIRAFVRNGVVMRVEQNYDHQTYEDLYGNRGTFAHNPRMCLKGFTFHRRVYGPYRLKGPLMRKGWKQWMDDGSPEVTPETKRKYKFDSRFLDDMLRVSWDTAFTYAAKAMIVIATRYSGEAGARRLREQGYAPEMIEMMKGAGTRCFKHRAGMPVLGIIGKMGNTRMNGGINALLDTWIRKVSPDQAQGGRYWSNYTWHGDQNPSQPFWSGVQGSDIDLSDMRFSKLNTSWGKNFVENKMPEAHWKLECIERGARVVVITPEYNPTAYRADYWMPLRPESDGALFLGAMKIIVDENMHDTDFLKQFTDAPILVRTDTLQYLDPRDVVADYKFPDFSHSYSGRIQSLKPEQIERLGGMMVWDLNKKQAVPLHREQVGWHYINSGIDAALNGTYRVKLLNGREIDAMPVWQMYLVHFQDYDLDTTHQICRTPKDLIVRWARDSGTIKPAAIHNGEGVCHYFHMTPNGRAAAMVLIITGNVGKFGTGQHTWAGNYKAGCWTATPWSGAGLSVHTGEDPFNITLDPNAHGKEIKTKSYYYGEEVGYWNHGDTALIVNTPKYGRKVFTGKTHMPTPSKFRWVVNVNVLNNAKHHYDMVRNVDPNIECLITQDIEMTSDVNHNDIAFACNSWMEFTYPEMTITVSNPWVQIWKGGIRPLYDTRNDLDTFAGVAAKLSEMTGDKRMKDYFAMVYANRVDVYAQRMLDASSTFYGYSADVMLKSEKGWMVMVRTYPRHPFWEETNESKPMWTRSGRYENYRIEPESIEYGENFISHREGPEATPYLPNAIFTTNPYVRPDDYGIPITAQHHDDKTVRNIKLSWHEIMRHSNPLWEKGYQFYCVTPKTRHRVHSQWSVNDWVQIYESNFGDPYRMDKRTPGVGEHQIHINPQAAKDRGINDGDYVYVDGNPVDRPYRGWKPSDPYYKVARLMIRAKYNPSYPYHVTMAKHAPYVSTPKSVKGHETRPDGRAIAIDTGYQSNFRYGAQQSFTRNWLMPIHQTDSLPGKHAIAWKFKWGYQVDHHAINTVPKECLIRITKAEDGGIGARGPWEPVRTGFTPGQENEFMIKWLKGEHIKIKV